The following are encoded in a window of Chitinophaga sp. H8 genomic DNA:
- a CDS encoding SGNH/GDSL hydrolase family protein, which produces MIFLWDYPRIKYVAGQVMKRKTNIFLLLLLTMVYGLPAVAQTTKWWNPATNAFPVISGQAWPAEVTQPYDRLPARAEKEVTSHVWYLSHQAAGLAIRFSANAPTITVRYTVKGDLAMPHMPSTGVSGVDLYAINKHGGWEWTAGGYSFKDTITYNFINLGTDTREYRLYLPLYNNVSWMEIGVPDNATFKPIPARKEKPIVIYGTSIAQGGCASRPGLAWTAFLERMMDREVINLGFSGNGKLDPPVADLLTEIDAKIYVLDCLPNLAAADVKERVIKTVQTLRKKRPAVPILLADHSGESIHSLNTAMEEIFSNANKALREAYTALKAMNISNLYLLPAAEMNIGREGTVDGVHPNDIGMERYAIAYEKAIRKILHETIDTSFSTTQPCRQNRDAGTYDWESRHNELLTANKQSAPKVVFLGNSITHYWGGEPKAPIARSEDSWQKMLAPLGVRNFGFGNDRIENVLWRIYHDELDGFDASHVVMLIGTNNLAHNTDKEIIAGLRLLVTGIQQRQPKAKILLSGLLPRTGMETRITNINKAIAMLARPLGVTYIQPGKVFTLPNGKIDTRLFSDGLHPNDAGYQKLAAYLAPLLK; this is translated from the coding sequence ATGATATTTTTATGGGATTACCCACGTATTAAATATGTAGCCGGACAAGTTATGAAACGTAAGACAAACATCTTTCTCCTATTGCTGTTGACCATGGTATATGGTCTGCCAGCTGTTGCACAAACTACTAAATGGTGGAATCCTGCCACGAATGCTTTTCCCGTAATATCCGGACAGGCATGGCCTGCAGAGGTAACACAGCCCTATGACCGGCTGCCTGCCCGTGCAGAAAAAGAGGTGACTTCACATGTATGGTATTTATCCCACCAGGCGGCTGGCCTGGCGATCAGATTCAGTGCCAATGCTCCCACTATCACAGTAAGGTATACTGTAAAAGGAGATCTTGCCATGCCACATATGCCCTCTACCGGTGTAAGTGGGGTGGATCTTTACGCCATTAACAAACATGGCGGATGGGAATGGACCGCCGGAGGTTATTCCTTCAAGGATACTATTACCTATAACTTTATTAACCTGGGTACCGATACAAGAGAATACCGCTTGTATCTCCCACTCTATAACAATGTAAGCTGGATGGAAATCGGCGTGCCTGACAATGCCACATTCAAGCCCATACCCGCACGGAAAGAAAAGCCCATCGTTATCTACGGTACTTCTATTGCACAGGGTGGATGTGCTTCCCGCCCGGGATTGGCATGGACTGCCTTCCTCGAAAGAATGATGGACCGGGAAGTGATCAACCTGGGATTTTCAGGAAACGGTAAATTAGATCCTCCTGTAGCCGACCTGCTGACAGAAATAGATGCTAAAATATATGTACTCGACTGTCTGCCCAACCTCGCAGCCGCAGATGTAAAAGAAAGGGTCATCAAAACTGTACAAACATTACGTAAAAAAAGACCTGCAGTACCTATTTTACTGGCAGACCACAGCGGAGAGAGTATCCACTCCCTGAATACGGCTATGGAGGAAATCTTTAGCAATGCCAATAAGGCATTACGGGAAGCCTATACTGCCCTGAAAGCCATGAATATCTCTAATCTGTACCTGCTGCCAGCTGCAGAAATGAATATTGGCAGGGAAGGAACGGTAGATGGGGTACATCCCAATGATATAGGTATGGAGAGATATGCTATTGCTTATGAAAAAGCTATCCGCAAAATATTACACGAAACAATAGACACTTCCTTCAGTACTACACAACCCTGCAGGCAGAACCGGGATGCAGGTACCTATGACTGGGAGAGCCGGCATAATGAATTATTGACCGCCAATAAACAAAGTGCCCCCAAGGTAGTTTTCCTTGGCAATTCCATTACCCACTATTGGGGAGGGGAACCTAAAGCGCCTATTGCCCGCAGCGAAGATTCCTGGCAAAAAATGCTGGCACCATTAGGTGTCAGAAACTTTGGCTTTGGAAATGACCGGATTGAAAATGTGCTGTGGAGGATTTACCATGATGAGCTGGATGGCTTTGATGCCTCCCATGTAGTAATGCTGATTGGCACCAACAACCTGGCGCATAACACAGATAAAGAAATCATTGCCGGTTTGCGTTTATTGGTAACCGGTATACAGCAAAGACAACCCAAAGCCAAAATCCTGCTTTCAGGGTTATTACCACGGACGGGGATGGAAACAAGGATAACAAATATTAACAAAGCCATTGCGATGCTGGCCAGGCCGCTTGGGGTTACCTATATTCAACCTGGTAAAGTGTTCACTTTGCCCAATGGGAAGATAGATACCCGCCTCTTTTCAGACGGGCTTCATCCTAATGATGCAGGCTATCAAAAGCTGGCAGCTTATTTAGCACCATTACTGAAGTAA
- a CDS encoding glycoside hydrolase family 88 protein produces MKKLQLTWTVLLLLTLLSGTHAQSVLSKAEMIKLADRTLDFAARQYKHMAAAVPDSLLPRSTNKDGSLMTSTSSWWTCGFYPGTLWYLYEYTKDDALKQEAVKRMALVENNKYNTRTHDLGFMMYCPFGNAYRITGDTTYKTILLRSAASLSTRFNPAVGCIKSWDHGTWKFPVIIDNMMNLELLTWASRESGDPSFTKIATTHASTTMKHHFRKDYSSWHVVDYNPATGAVVEKKTHQGFADSSAWARGQAWGLYGYVMMYRETKQKIYLDQARHIADFMLNHPNMPADLIPYWDFNAAGIPNVPRDVSAGAVTAAALLELSLYTGRKEAKRYWGAAEKMIVSLASPAYLAKEGGNNNFILMHSVGSLPHNSEVDVPLTYADYYFVEALLRYKAWVK; encoded by the coding sequence ATGAAAAAACTACAATTGACCTGGACCGTTTTGTTGTTGCTGACACTCCTGTCAGGGACCCATGCACAGTCTGTTTTGAGTAAGGCGGAAATGATAAAACTGGCAGACAGGACACTGGATTTTGCTGCCCGGCAGTATAAACATATGGCTGCTGCGGTACCTGATAGTCTCTTGCCCAGAAGTACCAATAAAGATGGGAGCTTAATGACTTCCACCTCCAGCTGGTGGACCTGTGGTTTTTATCCAGGCACTTTATGGTACCTGTATGAGTATACCAAGGATGATGCACTAAAACAGGAAGCGGTAAAACGTATGGCACTGGTAGAGAATAACAAATACAATACACGCACCCATGACCTGGGGTTTATGATGTATTGCCCTTTTGGAAATGCGTATCGTATTACCGGGGATACTACCTATAAAACCATATTGCTGAGAAGCGCGGCTTCCTTATCTACGCGGTTTAATCCGGCAGTAGGCTGTATTAAATCATGGGATCATGGTACGTGGAAATTCCCGGTAATCATTGATAATATGATGAACCTGGAATTACTGACCTGGGCTTCGCGGGAAAGTGGAGATCCTTCCTTTACTAAAATTGCCACCACACATGCAAGCACTACCATGAAGCATCATTTTCGTAAAGACTACAGTTCCTGGCATGTGGTAGATTACAATCCGGCCACTGGAGCCGTAGTGGAAAAGAAAACGCACCAGGGATTTGCGGATAGCTCTGCATGGGCCAGAGGGCAGGCATGGGGCCTGTATGGCTATGTGATGATGTACAGGGAAACAAAACAAAAGATTTACCTGGACCAGGCCCGGCATATTGCTGATTTTATGCTCAACCATCCTAATATGCCAGCAGATCTTATTCCATATTGGGACTTTAATGCTGCTGGCATTCCCAATGTTCCGAGAGATGTTTCAGCGGGTGCAGTAACCGCAGCTGCGCTATTGGAATTAAGTCTGTATACAGGCAGGAAAGAAGCAAAGCGTTATTGGGGCGCCGCAGAGAAAATGATTGTTAGCCTGGCAAGTCCCGCCTACCTGGCAAAGGAAGGCGGGAATAATAATTTTATACTCATGCATAGTGTAGGATCCCTGCCACATAATTCTGAAGTGGATGTACCGCTTACCTATGCCGATTATTACTTTGTAGAAGCATTGCTGCGCTATAAAGCCTGGGTAAAGTAA